A genomic window from Megalobrama amblycephala isolate DHTTF-2021 linkage group LG2, ASM1881202v1, whole genome shotgun sequence includes:
- the safb gene encoding scaffold attachment factor B1 isoform X1, which yields MSDSSTADLGPVEAGVRKLSELRVIDLKAELKRRNLDISGNKSLLSERLKKAIEEEGGNPDEIVVHLEITPKKTPRRTPKGKSKDEPDEPEDCTLEEDSVDGQDDPDAIPDNLHEMDIMDMNVLDEADMGNGDGPDGDEYDEEVLDTLSNEENTGSLREDAANNHDEEDVDDAVMSKSEVEEEIKANDADMDENQEAPCQQEDDGEHGCEDTKSEKESEKVAGSCISEPLKEDFTEEPTEDEKSSVWDSHKEEDNVHDLANTEEAANLEAESSACEVDVDASKQSEVDSTSKDQENVQDNLVDSESTSTQAANASETCLRDIESAVDSEMASKGEADEECKKTEPAESSEVKESSVQGGGDDQKKSGDEDASTKPESKDDKGSAAASGRNLWVSGLSSTTRATDLKNLFSKYGKVVGAKVVTNARSPGARCYGFVTMCSTEEATKCISHLHRTELHGRMISVERAKNEPAGKKPADKSDTKKSGSERRHSSDSKTEKSENKDEKIESSDGKEQGGERTVVMDKSKGEPVISVKTKSKERSTKSRDRKSSSKDRKDILSFDQIKEQRERERQRQREREIREVERRRHSGERDRDSRSERERIRLFREREERERLLRKRNWLEVEKQRLDADRREREFLERERLRIEYERRREQERIHREREELRRQQDQLRFEQDRRPIKRPYDMDGRKDDWQMKRMTMDDRYGRSDFGRQDRYQDFDHRDRSRYQDDMMMDRRDNRGGLSGDRDNQHFSDRDRHGRDSRDNWGGSFDKRGINPMRPVPGSRDNRDWEPGRKMDGDRNWQGADRGVPGQGHMARGGMASRGGYMPTGTSQSLSGALNRPNQMMQGSGIQGGGAFGRRY from the exons ATGTCAGACTCTTCGACAGCAGATCTTGGCCCTGTGGAGGCGGGGGTTCGTAAATTATCGGAGCTGAGAGTGATCGATTTGAAGGCCGAGCTGAAGCGCCGAAATCTCGACATCAGCGGCAATAAGAGCCTGCTTTCAGAGAGACTCAAAAAG GCAATTGAAGAAGAGGGCGGAAATCCAGATGAGATTGTTGTACACCTTGAGATAACGCCTAAGAAAACACCTCGACGAACTCCAAAAG GAAAGAGCAAAGATGAACCTGATGAGCCTGAAGATTGCACCCTTGAGGAGGACTCTGTTGATGGCCAG GATGACCCAGATGCTATCCCAGATAACCTTCATGAGATGGATATCATGGACATGAATGTTCTGGATGAAGCCGATATGGGTAATGGAGATGGGCCTGATGGAGATGAATATGACGAGGAGGTCCTAGACACTTTGTCAAACGAAGAGAACACAGGCAGCCTGAGGGAGGATGCCGCAAATAACCACGATGAGGAGGATGTTGATGATGCCGTCATGAGTAAATCTGAGGTGGAGGAG GAAATAAAGGCTAATGATGCAGACATGGATGAAAACCAGGAAGCGCCCTGTCAG CAGGAGGATGATGGAGAGCATGGATGCGAGGATACAAAAAGCGAAAAAG AAAGTGAGAAAGTAGCCGGGTCTTGTATATCAGAGCCGCTTAAGGAAGACTTCACTGAAGAGCCGACTGAAGACGAGAAATCTTCAGTCTGGGATTCTCACAAAGAGGAAGACAATGTGCACGACCTCGCTAACACAGAGGAGGCCGCCAATTTGGAAGCAGAATCGTCAGCCTGCGAAGTGGACGTTGACGCATCAAAGCAAAGTGAAGTCGATTCAACAAGCAAGGACCAAGAAAATGTTCAGGACAATTTGGTGGACTCTGAGAGCACTTCTACTCAGGCCGCTAATGCTAGCGAAACATGTCTGCGCGATATCGAAAGCGCAGTTGATTCGGAAATGGCGTCTAAAGGAGAAGCAGATGAGGAATGCAAGAAGACTGAACCTGCTGAGTCTTCAGAAGTCAAAGAGTCCTCTGTACAGGGTGGTGGTGATGATCAGAAAAAGAG CGGTGATGAGGATGCATCAACCAAGCCTGAGTCGAAAGATGATAAAG GTAGTGCTGCTGCTAGCGGAAGGAACCTGTGGGTCAGTGGACTCTCTTCAACCACTAGAGCGACAGATCTAAAGAATCTGTTCAGCAAATATGGCAAG GTTGTTGGCGCGAAAGTAGTAACAAACGCCCGAAGCCCAGGCGCTCGCTGCTATGGGTTTGTAACTATGTGCTCTACTGAGGAGGCCACAAAGTGCATCAGCCATCTGCACAGAACCGAACTGCATGGCCGAATGATTTCAGTGGAAAGG gCCAAGAACGAGCCTGCTGGAAAGAAGCCTGCTGACAAAAGCGATACCAAAAAGTCTGGCAGTGAGAGAAGACACTCCTCTGACTCTAAGACCGAGAA ATCTGAGAACAAGGATGAGAAGATCGAAAGCTCTGATGGAAAAG AGCAAGGAGGAGAGAGGACTGTCGTGATGGACAAGTCAAAAGGAGAGCCAGTCATCAGCGTGAAGACAAAAAGCAAAGAGCGA AGCACTAAGAGTCGTGATCGTAAATCCTCCAGCAAGGATAGGAAGGACATTTTGTCTTTTGACCAAATTAaggagcagagagagagagagcggcaGAGGCAGAGGGAACGAGAGATTAGAGAGGTGGAGAGACGCAGGCACTCTGG CGAGCGAGATCGTGACAGCCGTTCGGAGCGCGAGCGCATCCGCCTCTTTCGGGAGCGGGAGGAGAGGGAGAGACTGTTGAGGAAGCGCAACTGGCTGGAGGTGGAGAAACAGCGTCTGGATGCCGACCGCAGGGAGCGCGAGTTCCTGGAGCGTGAACGTCTCAGAATAGAGTATGAGCGGCGGCGTGAGCAGGAACGTATTCATCGGGAGAGGGAGGAGCTGAGACGACAACAGGATCAGCTACGCTTTGAACAGGACCGGCGTCCCATCAAGAGGCCTTACGACATGGATGGCAG AAAAGATGATTGGCAGATGAAGAGAATGACAATGGATGATCGCTATGGACGGTCAGATTTTGGACGCCAAGACCGCTACCAAGACTTTGACCACAGAGATCGCAGCCGCTATCAGGATGATATGATGATGGACAG GAGAGACAACCGAGGTGGTTTGTCAGGGGACCGAGACAACCAG CACTTTTCAGATCGGGACAGACATGGCAGGGACAGTCGTGACAACTGGGGTGGTAGCTTCGACAAGCGTGGAATAAATCCTATGAGGCCGGTGCCAGGCAG TCGTGACAACAGGGACTGGGAGCCTGGACGTAAAATGGACGGGGACAGAAACTGGCAAG GAGCAGATCGAGGTGTCCCGGGACAGGGTCACATGGCACGAGGTGGAATGGCAAG CCGAGGTGGATACATGCCGACAGGGACATCCCAGTCACTCTCTGGAGCCTTAAATCGACCGAATCAGATGATGCAGGGTAGTGGAATACAGGGTGGCGGAGCCTTTGGTCGACGCTATTAA
- the safb gene encoding scaffold attachment factor B1 isoform X2, protein MSDSSTADLGPVEAGVRKLSELRVIDLKAELKRRNLDISGNKSLLSERLKKAIEEEGGNPDEIVVHLEITPKKTPRRTPKGKSKDEPDEPEDCTLEEDSVDGQDDPDAIPDNLHEMDIMDMNVLDEADMGNGDGPDGDEYDEEVLDTLSNEENTGSLREDAANNHDEEDVDDAVMSKSEVEEEIKANDADMDENQEAPCQEDDGEHGCEDTKSEKESEKVAGSCISEPLKEDFTEEPTEDEKSSVWDSHKEEDNVHDLANTEEAANLEAESSACEVDVDASKQSEVDSTSKDQENVQDNLVDSESTSTQAANASETCLRDIESAVDSEMASKGEADEECKKTEPAESSEVKESSVQGGGDDQKKSGDEDASTKPESKDDKGSAAASGRNLWVSGLSSTTRATDLKNLFSKYGKVVGAKVVTNARSPGARCYGFVTMCSTEEATKCISHLHRTELHGRMISVERAKNEPAGKKPADKSDTKKSGSERRHSSDSKTEKSENKDEKIESSDGKEQGGERTVVMDKSKGEPVISVKTKSKERSTKSRDRKSSSKDRKDILSFDQIKEQRERERQRQREREIREVERRRHSGERDRDSRSERERIRLFREREERERLLRKRNWLEVEKQRLDADRREREFLERERLRIEYERRREQERIHREREELRRQQDQLRFEQDRRPIKRPYDMDGRKDDWQMKRMTMDDRYGRSDFGRQDRYQDFDHRDRSRYQDDMMMDRRDNRGGLSGDRDNQHFSDRDRHGRDSRDNWGGSFDKRGINPMRPVPGSRDNRDWEPGRKMDGDRNWQGADRGVPGQGHMARGGMASRGGYMPTGTSQSLSGALNRPNQMMQGSGIQGGGAFGRRY, encoded by the exons ATGTCAGACTCTTCGACAGCAGATCTTGGCCCTGTGGAGGCGGGGGTTCGTAAATTATCGGAGCTGAGAGTGATCGATTTGAAGGCCGAGCTGAAGCGCCGAAATCTCGACATCAGCGGCAATAAGAGCCTGCTTTCAGAGAGACTCAAAAAG GCAATTGAAGAAGAGGGCGGAAATCCAGATGAGATTGTTGTACACCTTGAGATAACGCCTAAGAAAACACCTCGACGAACTCCAAAAG GAAAGAGCAAAGATGAACCTGATGAGCCTGAAGATTGCACCCTTGAGGAGGACTCTGTTGATGGCCAG GATGACCCAGATGCTATCCCAGATAACCTTCATGAGATGGATATCATGGACATGAATGTTCTGGATGAAGCCGATATGGGTAATGGAGATGGGCCTGATGGAGATGAATATGACGAGGAGGTCCTAGACACTTTGTCAAACGAAGAGAACACAGGCAGCCTGAGGGAGGATGCCGCAAATAACCACGATGAGGAGGATGTTGATGATGCCGTCATGAGTAAATCTGAGGTGGAGGAG GAAATAAAGGCTAATGATGCAGACATGGATGAAAACCAGGAAGCGCCCTGTCAG GAGGATGATGGAGAGCATGGATGCGAGGATACAAAAAGCGAAAAAG AAAGTGAGAAAGTAGCCGGGTCTTGTATATCAGAGCCGCTTAAGGAAGACTTCACTGAAGAGCCGACTGAAGACGAGAAATCTTCAGTCTGGGATTCTCACAAAGAGGAAGACAATGTGCACGACCTCGCTAACACAGAGGAGGCCGCCAATTTGGAAGCAGAATCGTCAGCCTGCGAAGTGGACGTTGACGCATCAAAGCAAAGTGAAGTCGATTCAACAAGCAAGGACCAAGAAAATGTTCAGGACAATTTGGTGGACTCTGAGAGCACTTCTACTCAGGCCGCTAATGCTAGCGAAACATGTCTGCGCGATATCGAAAGCGCAGTTGATTCGGAAATGGCGTCTAAAGGAGAAGCAGATGAGGAATGCAAGAAGACTGAACCTGCTGAGTCTTCAGAAGTCAAAGAGTCCTCTGTACAGGGTGGTGGTGATGATCAGAAAAAGAG CGGTGATGAGGATGCATCAACCAAGCCTGAGTCGAAAGATGATAAAG GTAGTGCTGCTGCTAGCGGAAGGAACCTGTGGGTCAGTGGACTCTCTTCAACCACTAGAGCGACAGATCTAAAGAATCTGTTCAGCAAATATGGCAAG GTTGTTGGCGCGAAAGTAGTAACAAACGCCCGAAGCCCAGGCGCTCGCTGCTATGGGTTTGTAACTATGTGCTCTACTGAGGAGGCCACAAAGTGCATCAGCCATCTGCACAGAACCGAACTGCATGGCCGAATGATTTCAGTGGAAAGG gCCAAGAACGAGCCTGCTGGAAAGAAGCCTGCTGACAAAAGCGATACCAAAAAGTCTGGCAGTGAGAGAAGACACTCCTCTGACTCTAAGACCGAGAA ATCTGAGAACAAGGATGAGAAGATCGAAAGCTCTGATGGAAAAG AGCAAGGAGGAGAGAGGACTGTCGTGATGGACAAGTCAAAAGGAGAGCCAGTCATCAGCGTGAAGACAAAAAGCAAAGAGCGA AGCACTAAGAGTCGTGATCGTAAATCCTCCAGCAAGGATAGGAAGGACATTTTGTCTTTTGACCAAATTAaggagcagagagagagagagcggcaGAGGCAGAGGGAACGAGAGATTAGAGAGGTGGAGAGACGCAGGCACTCTGG CGAGCGAGATCGTGACAGCCGTTCGGAGCGCGAGCGCATCCGCCTCTTTCGGGAGCGGGAGGAGAGGGAGAGACTGTTGAGGAAGCGCAACTGGCTGGAGGTGGAGAAACAGCGTCTGGATGCCGACCGCAGGGAGCGCGAGTTCCTGGAGCGTGAACGTCTCAGAATAGAGTATGAGCGGCGGCGTGAGCAGGAACGTATTCATCGGGAGAGGGAGGAGCTGAGACGACAACAGGATCAGCTACGCTTTGAACAGGACCGGCGTCCCATCAAGAGGCCTTACGACATGGATGGCAG AAAAGATGATTGGCAGATGAAGAGAATGACAATGGATGATCGCTATGGACGGTCAGATTTTGGACGCCAAGACCGCTACCAAGACTTTGACCACAGAGATCGCAGCCGCTATCAGGATGATATGATGATGGACAG GAGAGACAACCGAGGTGGTTTGTCAGGGGACCGAGACAACCAG CACTTTTCAGATCGGGACAGACATGGCAGGGACAGTCGTGACAACTGGGGTGGTAGCTTCGACAAGCGTGGAATAAATCCTATGAGGCCGGTGCCAGGCAG TCGTGACAACAGGGACTGGGAGCCTGGACGTAAAATGGACGGGGACAGAAACTGGCAAG GAGCAGATCGAGGTGTCCCGGGACAGGGTCACATGGCACGAGGTGGAATGGCAAG CCGAGGTGGATACATGCCGACAGGGACATCCCAGTCACTCTCTGGAGCCTTAAATCGACCGAATCAGATGATGCAGGGTAGTGGAATACAGGGTGGCGGAGCCTTTGGTCGACGCTATTAA
- the malt2 gene encoding MALT paracaspase 2 — MEDKHLGVETLSEASLNRLGYMLDNLECGWKQLAKAVAEQPQFCYSDKELTDCSLKVLSPHGSPGRYLLALLADRGCTLAFLLQCLKKIEHREAVGFLTTHVIEQIGITLQPHSQRVPEGSPVVLSCRAVGPVELTYQWFKGKDEVPGGSGPELVLNPVSPAQQGHYICRVSSGDKYIFSNWAHVRLLRSGSSSAGPSGSYFPSSTSGLNITQQPIPQVLMEGDTLYLECVAQGNPPPQFQWYLNKQPMPKCTRSFLKIPCITTADRGTYTCRVYNLYHEMWSDQVQVNIGPGSFSDVSWETSEVGTPDAGPRQMGDCCATDKVALLMGNMNYLHHRQLRAPMADVHELTNLLRQLDFKVVSLLDLNWQEMHSAVTEFLLLLDRGVYGLLYFAGHGYENYGNSFMVPIDAPASYTFKHCLWVQDVLQRMQERQTGLNVFLLDMCRKRNPNDESIPQPGPLRVTANIVFGYATCVDAEAFEVNKDDLSNGIFMRFLKKRLMEPEKVTVILDKVAEDMGRCEITRGRQALELRSNLSERRALTDSIKAPACQVTASTRNLQWAIAHVIPESRCLQFDCGVKVQLGFAAEFSNIMIIYTRILETPKDILSCSAQLSDFTEGPEVDLKHSNQESLREAGSLLLTLDDLQPLEQPRLFTRISALQRLKKELSFTVCLHYKYANLDEELLEEQRVTVGKPLVSKLNLHEPRLSPASSTDLQMSSMMESSSFSESFRTNLSDSNLSSIGSASTSWSYYQGPRESPTCTGLKNEPEETISPEFLESEEPPAIKSLPSASSEELPFKFSNLPNSI, encoded by the exons ATGGAGGACAAGCATTTGGGTGTAGAAACCCTGAGTGAGGCATCGCTAAACAGACTTGGTTACATGCTAGACAATCTAGAGTGCGGTTGGAAACAGCTGGCAAAGGCAGTGGCTGAGCAGCCACAATTTTGCTATAG TGACAAAGAGCTGACTGACTGCTCACTCAAAGTGCTAAGTCCACATGGCAGTCCTGGTCGATACCTGCTTGCCCTCCTTGCAGACAGAGGGTGTACTTTGGCTTTCCTGCTTCAGTGCCTGAAGAAAATTGAGCATAGAGAGGCTGTTGGATTTCTTACTACACATG TGATTGAGCAGATTGGCATTACTCTGCAACCACATAGTCAGCGGGTACCAGAGGGGAGTCCTGTGGTTCTGAGCTGCAGAGCAGTTGGACCTGTGGAGCTCACCTACCAGTGGTTCAAGGGCAAAGATGAG GTGCCAGGAGGCAGTGGCCCAGAGCTGGTGCTAAATCCTGTAAGTCCAGCTCAACAGGGCCACTACATCTGCCGTGTAAGTTCTGGGGACAAGTATATCTTCTCCAACTGGGCCCATGTACGTCTACTGAGGTCTGGAAGCTCAAGTGCAG GTCCCAGTGGTAGCTACTTCCCTTCTTCAACTAGTGGGTTGAATATAACTCAGCAACCCATTCCTCAAGTGTTGATGGAGGGAGACACTCTCTATCTTGAATGTGTTGCTCAGGGCAACCCACCTCCACAGTTCCAGTGGTATCTAAACAAACAGCCAATGCCAAAGTGTACTAGGAGCTTCTTAAAG ATTCCATGCATAACCACAGCGGACAGAGGTACATATACTTGCAGGGTTTACAACCTCTATCATGAAATGTGGAGTGATCAGGTCCAAGTAAACATCG GTCCTGGTTCTTTTTCTGATGTCTCTTGGGAAACATCTGAAGTGG GTACTCCTGATGCGGGTCCAAGGCAAATGGGTGATTGTTGCG CCACTGACAAGGTAGCACTGCTTATGGGGAATATGAACTACCTGCATCACCGGCAGCTGAGAGCTCCCATGGCAGATGTGCATGAGTTGACAAACCTTCTACGGCAGTTAGACTTTAAAGTCGTCTCTCTGCTGGACCTCAACTGGCAGGAGATGCATAGCGCTGTTACTGAGTTCCTGCTTCTGTTGGATCGAGGTGTTTATG GGCTGTTGTACTTTGCTGGTCATGGCTATGAGAACTATGGGAACAGTTTCATGGTACCCATAGATGCTCCAGCCTCTTATACCTTCAAGCACTGTCTCTGGGTGCAGGACGTGTTGCAGCGCATGCAAGAGCGCCAGACGGGACTTAACGTCTTTCTATTGGACATGTGTCGGAAACG AAACCCAAACGATGAGAGCATCCCACAACCTGGCCCCTTGAGAGTGACTGCAAACATAGTGTTTGGCTATGCAAC GTGTGTTGATGCCGAAGCATTTGAAGTAAATAAAGACGATCTCTCTAATGGAATCTTCATGCGCTTCCTTAAGAAGAGACTGATGGAGCCAGAGAAGGTCACGGTCATACTTGACAAAGTAGCAGAAG ACATGGGAAGGTGTGAAATCACTCGTGGCCGGCAAGCTCTGGAGCTGCGCAGTAATCTCTCGGAGCGACGTGCCCTGACGGACAGTATTAAGGCCCCAGCTTGCCAAGTCACAGCGTCAACGCGGAACTTACAGTGGGCCATTGCGCATG TCATCCCAGAGAGCCGCTGTCTTCAGTTTGATTGTGGTGTCAAGGTACAGCTCGGTTTCGCTGCAGAGTTCTCCAATATCATGATAATCTACACTCGGATACTGGAGACTCCTAAAGACATTTTGTCATGCTCTGCTCAGCTCTCTGACTTTACAGAG GGCCCCGAAGTCGACCTGAAGCACAGCAATCAGGAGAGTCTCCGCGAGGCTGGCAGCTTACTACTGACCCTGGATGATCTACAGCCTTTGGAACAACCTCGGCTCTTTACTCGTATTAGTGCCCTGCAAAGGCTGAAG AAAGAGCTCTCATTTACTGTCTGTCTACACTACAAGTACGCTAATCTGGATGAAGAGCTCTTGGAAGAGCAAAGGGTCACTGTAGGCAAACCTCTAGTGTCAAAACTCAACCTTCACGAGCCACGACTCTCCCCCGCTTCCTCCACTGACCTACAAATGTCCAGTATGATGGAATCTTCATCCTTCAGTGAAAGCTTCAGAACTAACCTGTCTGACTCAAACCTTTCTTCCATTGGATCTGCATCTACATCCTGGTCCTACTATCAGGGACCCAGGGAATCACCCACATGCACTGGCTTAAAGAATGAACCTGAGGAAACCATAAGTCCAGAGTTTCTTGAGTCTGAAGAACCTCCCGCCATCAAGAGTTTGCCTAGTGCTTCTTCTGAGGAACTCCCATTTAAATTTAGCAACTTACCAAATTCTATTTAG